The sequence TACCTCAGAGTGACATTTGCTGGAGGATCTAAATCTCCCAAAATGTTTGATAGTGAATTGTTCCGAAGATCACTATAGAAAAATATAAGTAACATATAAATAAAGTGCACTCTGAAAACAATCTATAAGGTTTTTGCTACAGGAACTTACAGTGTACGTCTATTACTTTTCGTAAGGGACAAATTCTGCCATAGGTTAGCAGGGACAGTACCAGTCAACAAATTGCTCTCAAGTGACCTGTCCTCAGGATGACGAAAATTGAGATTCAAATATTAGTCCACATAATCACAAGAGAATCATGTTACATTATCAAGGAGTCATGTATAAATATGTTTCAAATTACGAAATGGAACTCACAATTTTTGGAGAAAAGGAAGATCTGAAAAACTCATGGGAATAGATCCATTAAGATTGTTATGTGACAGTTTGCTGCAACAAAAGAAAATGGATTTCTTTACAAGTTGAGTTCTTAACAGAGAGTGAAGTCGGATCAAAACTTATTAGAATGCAATATGAGAATGTacaaatttgaacaaataagGATTTAAATTGGGCACAAACATACATGGTTGTCATATTATGAGAAAGCTTTTGTGATGGTATGGTTCCCGTAAGATGATTCCTACTCAAGTCTCTGTAGCATTATATAAACAGTCAAAGGTTAGACAGGATTTACAGTTATGAAAGATACAAATTGAAAACCTCATTGCTAAACCATACTTAAACTTACAAATAACTAAGGTTAGCTATGCCACTGAAATCAGGAATACCTCCCTGCAAACTGCAATTCTTAAGACTTCTGCCAAGTCGAATGATGGagagaagaaacaaaaaaaacagaGTACTATTAGTTCCTCTGAAGATCATACCTTTGCCAAGAAGTTTTGATATTATCTTTTAGTTATTCCATTTCCAATTTCTAATTATGAGgtcaaaatgaataaatttcAGAATGAAATACAAAgaagtaaaaaaggaaaataacttttttttcttatagtACTTACAATTTTGCTAATGTGGAAAGTTTTCCATAAGTAGCAGGAATCTCAGATCCTCTAAAATTGTTGTTATCAAGTTGACTGCAAAGAGAAAATCAAAGAGATGTAGAAAACATCAGCACCACATTCGTTTTCTTTCAACTAGAAACCGAGATAAAGGAAGGAGGAGCATACAGTATGCGCAGATCTGACAAGTTGGACAATTCTGGCGGAAGCGATCCAGATAAGTTGTTATTGTCCAAGAGCCTGTGAAGAACTACTTTATCAATCTCATCTCAACAACCAGTCAACAAGTTTCACTACCAAAACAGTTtccaaattacaataaaatcacAGAATAAATGACTAAAGAAGTGAAAACTCACATATGAAGAAGATTGGACAATTTGGAAAACTCAGATGGAATTTCACCACTAAGAGAATTGTTGTTAAAGTGGCTGCAAAGTTGCATCATGGAGATAAGAACCAAAAACAGGCACACTTTTCAACCAATTTGAATTAGCATTTACCTTAATTGATTAACTTACAGGTGTTTAACACTGAGCAGGTTAGCAAATGATCTTGGTATTGGACCAGAAAGTTGGTTCTGGTCGATTTGGAATCTGTTAAGTTTCGAGAGATAGCCAAGCTCATCGGGTAAAGAACCTGAAAGATTGTTTCCATTTAAGAGCCTGCATAAACATTACATAACAGAGATGAGAGGAGAAAGACTCCATGAGAAAAGTTatcaaaaccaaatatattaactcAACTTACAAGAGAATCAGTGATGCAATCTTTCCTATCTCCTTGGGAATAGTGCCAGTTAGTTCATTCCACATAAAATCTCTTCCATAAGACAAACAGAAGAAAATGAGATATTAGCATCTTTGAAATGAATATTAGGATCAATTTACGAACATGCTGACCAAGTCACAAGATCAATTATAAGTTGTTATGACTCACAGTATTTGAAGTTGAGACAGTTGGCCAAGCTCAGGTACTAAACTTCCTGAAAGATTCATATTCAGCAACCGGCTGCATCCATATTATGTCATAATTGAGATCATATAGGAGAACTGCCTATTTGAAAAGatgaataaaatatgaaaaacaacATACAGCTCCTTGACATGCAAATATCCATCATTAGCAATTGTATCAAAACATAAAACTCCAGTCCAATTGGATACACAAGGATCCCCCTTGTTCCAGTTTCTGAGATGATTCAGAGGATCATTTAAACCGCTTTTGACTGCTTGCAAGGCCTTGACTGCAAATGGACACATATTCataagttgattctcaactgaATCCATGAAATCTGTGAGACCAAGTTCCACATATACTCTTTGAACTTCTAATGATGCCAGTATAAATGAAGAacattaagtaattttaaaatcCCCTTCTAGGAATGGGAAACAGAATCTAGTTTCTGTTCCATGTAAAATCTGTAGAACACTAAAATTTCCAACAAATTCAGTGAAAGATAAATTTGGATGTACTCTGAAAGAAATTATACATTAATACTTACTTCAGCAGCATTGAACAAGGTACCAGATCAAAAtaacgaaaaaaaaagaaagaaagaaaaagtattgaACATGGTACATAACAATGATCAGAACACTaactaagaagaaaaataagatgacacgcaacaaatttcaaaagtttGCAAAACACACCATCATGAGTCATAAGAAGTAGTAGCAACTGACCTTCTGAAGGATCTGTAATTTGTGCAAGTGCGAGAAGCATGAAGCAAGAAAATGACAGAGCAAGAACATGTGCATAAACTCTCAGCCTGAGCATTCTGACACCcttttgaataattaaaaaggtGGGTAAATTCCAAAATCAGGAATTAATTAGTTGCTCATAAGCATAGAAAGCAGACAATCAGCGCTAAATACCGAAAACATGAAACAATTAGGCAAATCAACTAATCAGCAAGTGTTACAAATGACTTAGAGAGAAGGAAATATATTGacagtaaaaataaaagaaagaaggaaaaaaaacagaaaaataaaccaaaaaaaaaaaaaaaaaagtaaagtaacACGTTGACTTTGAAAATACATAACAGGGGTGTAGACTCCTAAGGCGTGGAGCATTTCCAACGTTAATTAGTGGCTCATGATTAGCACAAGGAACAGATAATAAGCAGTGAACTGAACCTTCAAAccccaattaaaaattaaactgtCTTTTCACCCCCACTTTCTCCATTCCTTCCTAATTAGAGACAAGAGAAATGAAACAATAATCGAGGGAATCAAACTAAGCAAATTGTTGCAGAGGACGACCTTTAGCTGAGAAATTGGGGAGAATATTGAAAAGAGTAGTGCTTGACAAAAAACATTAGTatctcttaattaattaataattactcTCCAGGCAGCCAAAcagattgaaaattgaaaacattATTGACATTAATcgtaaaagttgaaaataaaaaacacaacaGAGAACCATAATAGAGtttcacagagagagagagagagacaagtCAAGAATCTTTCAACTGGACATCCGGTGGAGGAGCAGTTAGGATATGAAAGGCGCAGCTTGAAAGTTGAGAACACCACCCCCCTCCAAGTCAATGGAATATTGGAGGTGAGCTTCAGAACGACGTAGCATGATGCATGGTTGTCGTCATCcataccatcatcatcatcatcaatccATGATGATCCATGATCTACTGCCCGTATGTTTAGAGACTTTTGGgaaaagacagagagagaaagagaggggtaAATCTGAGTTGCTGACTTTAAGGTCACGGTTGGTTCTTGTCATTTTTgaataacatatattatatatatatatgtatatatattcctgcttctttcttttctttctgcaTGCTTAGCtgcttttctattttctttttcattttatattgtttttgtttttgtttttaatattccGCTGgtgattaatataatttagcgTTGGAGATACTGTTTGATGTCCCGCCACGTGCGGCTTTCTTGGAGTTGACTCTTTTTGTGTCCACCTCCCACTCAAACTCTGACAACTCACCACTAAACataaataacattaatattAATGATCATCATCTAATTAATCTATGGTTTAAATTAGCACTTTAAaatgatttcaaatttattttttgtttgaggtCGATATCTCTTTGCTTCCTTGTTGGATTTTGGATTTATAAATAATGGAATGGAAATCCaaactaattaaagaaattaaattttgttttgttaaacttaaaaagattttattatttggttcAATTTTTGAATCTATTAGTGAATAAATTAGTGATGAAAGTCCttcttatttttggtttttgcttAATTAATCCATAAAGAAAACATACATAGATGCACCTAGCCGAATTAGAGATATACAGACACATATTAATTCGAGAGAAACAAGTTGAGTATAATTACAGAGACAAAGCAAAGGGAAAAAATAGTTAGGGGAAAAAATagttaggggaaaaaaaaaaaaaaaaaaacaagtacaaaaaaatataatataagataCATTTATTGGAATAGGTATTCCTTAGTATCAAATGCTCATTCTCTCATTTTGGTTACACATGAACAACTCAGAAATGGAATAATGAACAGCActgcccaaaaaaatatatgtaacatatatatatatatatatatatatatatatgtaacactgATATTTACAACAAGGTCAATATTTTATTGTCAAGAGGTTCagggaaataaattttttataacacTGATATTTACAACAAGGTCCATATTTTACTGTAAAGAGGTTCagggaaataaattttttttgtcagtTTGTTAGGGATTTTTTGGGACTACGTGTGAAGGGTGGAGTACGTTGGAAAGTAGAGCAAATCGGAATTGGCACTATTTGGTGTCACTTTCTCTATCTGCATCAATGAATTAGAGATAAGATAATGGAAGTAAGTAAAAATCATCAAATAGTCAAAATTGATGGCTGTAAAGACACATCAATTGAGAGTATTCATACAATTCTTTCAAATCTTACATCAACAATATGGAAAAATCAAGTAATAGAGAGAATATTTAAAGTGGTAATCGTGACTTTAATCCAACTGGGAAAAATATTTCTAACCAAACTATGTAGATgtacatattttttataaacatgttgcaaaatagaaaaatatatatcactTTCTTAGTAGTTTTGTTCAAAGTTGTACAAAAATTTCTTTGATAAGAAAGCAACTGCACAGACGTCTTCTCTTCAGTCGCTAAAAATGATACTAGATACGTTAaaacatatctatatattataagaaAGTTTTTTCTTTCAGTTTTGCTTTCTCTAAGACTAAAGaaagttttaataaattagaaTGATAGAACAAAAAAACAACTCCATAAGAGTTCGAATTTCTGCTGCACAAATACTAAGCTTAGATAATTAACCATTTAAGAGAAAGTTTATGGTCGGTGTCTGTGGAGGGAATTTGGAGAGTATCCAAAGGATTTCGATACTTATGGAAGCTGTAGTTCTAGATTACCCGATGATTTCGATGCCTAATCGAAATCTATCTCAAGGTGATTTAACACCAAACCAGCAACATACACAAGCAATAGGGCCAATCAGCTTCACCGaccagaaatatatatatatatatatatatatccaaaacacTTGAATCATTCAACACAATCAGAGATATATATTGGAGATAAAAACCAATCAGATATGCTTTCTAGCAAAACCAAAGTGATAGCCAAGATGGATACAAAGCTTCTAGCCATAGATCAAAGTAAACCAAGCTATAAAGGCATCCCACGTGCAAGCTGGTTATATGACCCACAACAGATCAGCGACATGTCGTTTAAAAGGAATGCTTACTCATCTCTtcactaattaatttaatgccACATAGACTCATCACAGTGTCATTAACGAGGCTTAATTGTGGGGATGACACCGCTAACAAGGTCACTTCCGGTGTAAacattagaaaataaattgttatttgtgTTCACCCCGTTCCCTTCTGAATAATAGAGTGGTGTCGGTTGATATCCTGATGGCATCCCCGAGGAAGAAGAGCCATCAATTTCTGATGGAATGGAGGAGTCAGATTCTGGAAGCATTGAAGTTATGTTCTCTAACTCTCTCACCACCTCCAACATTGAAGGCCGTGCTGATGTCACCTCTTGACTGCACTTTAAGGCCAATTCCATAAATTTCTTGAGGCATTCTGGATCGTATGGACCCATGTTCTTGTCTACAATGGACAACATCTCCCCAGATTGACATGCTGTAATCACCTGTTATTCACAATTATGGTAAATTTCCATTGCAAACACATTTATGTCTGTATGCTtgtattgtatatatgtatgcacgtatatatatgtctgtatgtatgtatgcaagTAATACTACCTCGCGAACAATGTTTCTACCGTGAGATATAGGTGGCTTTCCTGTCAAGAGTTCAAGAAATACAATTCCAAGGCTATAAACATCACTCCTCTCTGTTAACTTGTTAGTGAAGAAATATTCTGGATCAAGGTAGCCCTGCATGAAAAGTGTAATATCTGTAAGTAACCCAACAAATAAGGGaggaaaaaacataaatttaagcAGTAGAACCACATTGGAAAAAGTCTATTAATGAGTCCAAGTGCAGAAACTAAGATTAAGGTTTCTTTCTCTTTGAAGAACCGAATTCTACAAAGGATACATTTTGTCCTGGAAATCCTTCTGAAGTTCTGAAGTTGTACTACTTACTGGTGTGCCTTTCACAACTGTGGATATTTGCTCTATTCCAACTCCTTTTCCATCTGATACTGGTGCAAGCTTTGAGATTCCAAAATCTGAAACTTTTGCAGTAAACTTGGAGTCCAACAATATGTTGTTTGCTTTTATATCACGGTGTATTATTGGTGGATCAGCTTCTGTATGAAGGTAGAGAATTCCCTTTGCTGAATCCGATGCTATGCGCAATCTCATAGAAAAGCCAAGAGAACTTTGGAATCTAGCTGTTTGGTCACGGATCATCAACAgagaatgtaaaaaaatatgagattgtggttgaataaaataaaaagccaaaTTAAATGATTGTGTTTCGAAACAGAGATATCAGCAGACTGCCCAACAGAAGAGAAAAATGTTGTCTTTCTGCACACATTTTTGATACTAAAGGCGGTAATTTTCATGTAGATTAGTTGTTTCTTTCTGTTCCATGGTGTTAAATGGAAAAGTCACCAACATTTCAAGATTCCAAGAAACTGGAGACATCCACAGATGACAATGGAAATCAAGTGtacaaaataatacaaaaaatttacCAGAGAGAAGACTTTGAAGAGAACCATTTGGCATAAACTCATATACTAACATCTGCAAGCACAGAAAATACCAGGTGTTAGCTTATTCACttcaaagaagaaaatgatcgTCGTAAAGAACGTCAAAACAGAATTTTTGCATATAGATCTCGACTAGTTTCAATGGAAGAAACATGAAGGTTAAGcgaaattctttttaaaaaataagttgtGAGAAGACACAGTCACATAACTTGGCATGTATTGATATCTAAATAAAACTTCAAACTATCAAAGTGGCTATACCTGCTCGTCTTCTTCATCACAATATCCAGCCAATGAAACCAGATTACGATGATGTACTCGCGATAGCAATTCTATCTCTGTATAGAATTCTTTTTCACCCTGCATCGATCCTTGTTGAGCACGTTTAATTGCTACAATTGTTCCATCAGCTAGAATGCCTTTATAAACTTTTCCATAGCCTCCTTGGCCAACTTGGGTAGTAATATTGAAGCTGTCTGTTGCTGTTTCGAGCTCTTGAAAACTAAATCTTCTAACACCTTCAAACTTGATAGGATTCTTTGGAACTGCAGACAGATATAACGTTCTCATTATGTTTATGCATAAATGAAGATAAGTTTCACAACTCATGAAGATAAAAGAACTTACAAGGTTGGTTCTTCGAAACTTTTCGTTGGAATGTGGGGTGAGttttattgtaaataaatacaatagcAAAAAGCAAAGTAGCTGCACAAGAGATAGATCCCAGCACAATTGCAGCAATGATGCCTTTGCTCATACCTGATTCTGGAGGCATGCCAGTACCTGCAATACGAAAGAAAGAGAGTAAAAATGATTTGTCATCCAAGCAGTAATTTAGCATACCACTATGAGAAGAGAGAATGAGAAACACAGTTTCTTCATCCTTTATTTTCCACATTTTCAGTTCATTAGAAAAGTAAGAATTGAAGTTAAGTTGAAACAGGAAAACTATAAAGTTCCAGAGACATACGATTATCATAGTGTCCTAAATTAAAATTGAGGAGATCGTACGGCCCGAAGAAGTTGTCCAGATGAATAtcatttttagtaaatttttcaataagatGTCTGGTCTCATTTGTACTGAATATATGAGAATCATTTGAAAACTTAGGAAAGAATTTGAGGTGCAATATGAGCTTAGGACCTCTTTGCCAATCAAACCCACCGACAACCAGTTGATAAATTTCCATTCCAAGATCGGATGTTAAGTATGccttaaaaaaatcaacaaaaggtCTGAAATTTGTCATGCTAGGACTTCTCAACCGAAACCAAACTTCAATAGGTGCAGCACAGAAACAAGAAGGATAATCAGGGGCATATTCAAAGAACAGTTCGGCCACACAAATTTGAGGTTCGCATTCATCCTGAGAGCTACTTGAGTTTCCAGGAGGCTCCACAAGATCTCCATCTCCAAGTCCACAGAACTGCGTTATCTTTAGTTCATTTGCACTTTCACAAACAGGATTACCTGCAAGCCTAAGATACCCACACGATAACATTATTGGTGTTCTTGCATTGTAAAGCAGAAGAAAACTTCGACAACAATTTTCAGTTGACAATTGAAACAAAGATCCAAGTACAGACTTAAATAGATGGACATCATTTATGAAATTTGTAGCTTACAAAATGGTGACGTTTGAAGGATGATTTAAGCTGCCTGAGATATTCTGGAGAAAGTTATTCTCAAAGTTTCTGCAAGTAGAATGAAGATACACAAGCACGTTTTTAAAATATGGTATTAGTATagtttttgaataattataCCTAGATTAGTTTGATCTCAAAGAATTATGAATCAGAGCTTCACTTTTTTTAAAACTCTCGAATGAAAAGTGCTGTTAAAAGCAGTGGCTTTCAGCAACATCTTACAAGGTAAGTGTGGCATCTGCACTACTAAATGTCATATTCTCCCAGATAGTAGAGGGAACATCGCCAGTCAACCGATTGTGTTGGAGTGACCTGCAAGAAAAGAGAAGCCTCATTTTCACATTTAAGATTTGTAAATCAGcatctatttttccattttcattaCTCAGGAAAGAAAGCAGATCCGCCTCTTACAATATCTGGAGTTCAGGAAGGCCTGAAAAGTTTGAGGGTATGGATCCAATAAGCATATTTCCTGACAGATCACTGCAAAATTCATGAACTGTAAGTATTACTTTGTTAGTTTGAATTGAGAAATTTGTAGAGCagaatttatatgttttatagaTATGAACATTCACATACATTGTTGTGATGTTGACAGGAAACTTGTTTGTTGGTATATTTCCTTCAAGTTTGTTTGAGCTAAGATCTCTGAAATTGGAATATCAAAaacacatgaaaaaaaaaacatatgttTGATGAAATATAAGgatttttcctaaaaaaaatattacaatagttCTCAAGAACTTACAAGTAAAGAAGGCCTGGAATACGGCTAAAATCAGGAACTTTCCCTTGCAAGTTGCAGTTCCTAAGAGTCCTGCTCAGTTGATTGGTGAAGAATTATGATATTTATAGAGGCACATCATTTCAATATAACAATCAATAGGTCCTTTTAACCATAAATAATGCTAAGGACTCTaagaaatagagaaagaaaaaaaaaaaaaaagaagaaagagacagaaaggggaaaaaaaaagtatttatatattagttaCGCTATGCTATGCTTGCATTTTTACCTTATGGTGGGCATCTCACGTCCCACACCAACTCTAGTGGGAGATAGAACAAACAATTTGCAGAAATCATATGTCCCAGCAACTCATGGGAAGTGAGATGCCCACCATAAGTTAAGCATGCAAGCCCACTGGTTAAGTTGCTACCAGTTCCAAAAGCTTAATTAGCCTTATGTAAAGTGGCCCTGCTGCCAAACTATGTAGTAAAGTAGATAATAGTTTTGAACATAAATACACACACgtctagagaaagagagagagagagagagagagagagagagagaga comes from Ziziphus jujuba cultivar Dongzao chromosome 6, ASM3175591v1 and encodes:
- the LOC132799098 gene encoding probable LRR receptor-like serine/threonine-protein kinase At1g06840 isoform X3, with product MDIISISSSLFISKTLSSNFHTIPTFFFVLVVLLLPFDKHILMEMRWRNICVQGAMLGLLLLCFSLLVSGQTLDPLEVSALKAIRRKLKDPYKNLWNWKKKDPCENEWTGVICTEDDDQDAYLHVQELRLLNLNLSGKLSPRIGNLPNLTILNFMWNNISGSIPKEIGNLTNLQQLLLNGNQISGPLPEELGYLPELVMFQVDQNHISGSIPKSFSKLKKVQHFHFNNNSLRGQIPSELSEIPEIIHILLDNNNLSGYLPPELGQIEKLRILQLDNNNFGGSIIPDSYATMPNLVKLTLRNCNLQGKVPDFSRIPGLLYLDLSSNKLEGNIPTNKFPVNITTIDLSGNMLIGSIPSNFSGLPELQILSLQHNRLTGDVPSTIWENMTFSSADATLTLNFENNFLQNISGSLNHPSNVTILLAGNPVCESANELKITQFCGLGDGDLVEPPGNSSSSQDECEPQICVAELFFEYAPDYPSCFCAAPIEVWFRLRSPSMTNFRPFVDFFKAYLTSDLGMEIYQLVVGGFDWQRGTGMPPESGMSKGIIAAIVLGSISCAATLLFAIVFIYNKTHPTFQRKVSKNQPFPKNPIKFEGVRRFSFQELETATDSFNITTQVGQGGYGKVYKGILADGTIVAIKRAQQGSMQGEKEFYTEIELLSRVHHRNLVSLAGYCDEEDEQMLVYEFMPNGSLQSLLSARFQSSLGFSMRLRIASDSAKGILYLHTEADPPIIHRDIKANNILLDSKFTAKVSDFGISKLAPVSDGKGVGIEQISTVVKGTPGYLDPEYFFTNKLTERSDVYSLGIVFLELLTGKPPISHGRNIVREVITACQSGEMLSIVDKNMGPYDPECLKKFMELALKCSQEVTSARPSMLEVVRELENITSMLPESDSSIPSEIDGSSSSGMPSGYQPTPLYYSEGNGVNTNNNLFSNVYTGSDLVSGVIPTIKPR
- the LOC132799098 gene encoding probable LRR receptor-like serine/threonine-protein kinase At1g06840 isoform X1 translates to MDIISISSSLFISKTLSSNFHTIPTFFFVLVVLLLPFDKHILMEMRWRNICVQGAMLGLLLLCFSLLVSGQTLDPLEVSALKAIRRKLKDPYKNLWNWKKKDPCENEWTGVICTEDDDQDAYLHVQELRLLNLNLSGKLSPRIGNLPNLTILNFMWNNISGSIPKEIGNLTNLQQLLLNGNQISGPLPEELGYLPELVMFQVDQNHISGSIPKSFSKLKKVQHFHFNNNSLRGQIPSELSEIPEIIHILLDNNNLSGYLPPELGQIEKLRILQLDNNNFGGSIIPDSYATMPNLVKLTLRNCNLQGKVPDFSRIPGLLYLDLSSNKLEGNIPTNKFPVNITTIDLSGNMLIGSIPSNFSGLPELQILSLQHNRLTGDVPSTIWENMTFSSADATLTLNFENNFLQNISGSLNHPSNVTILLAGNPVCESANELKITQFCGLGDGDLVEPPGNSSSSQDECEPQICVAELFFEYAPDYPSCFCAAPIEVWFRLRSPSMTNFRPFVDFFKAYLTSDLGMEIYQLVVGGFDWQRGPKLILHLKFFPKFSNDSHIFSTNETRHLIEKFTKNDIHLDNFFGPYDLLNFNLGHYDNRTGMPPESGMSKGIIAAIVLGSISCAATLLFAIVFIYNKTHPTFQRKVSKNQPFPKNPIKFEGVRRFSFQELETATDSFNITTQVGQGGYGKVYKGILADGTIVAIKRAQQGSMQGEKEFYTEIELLSRVHHRNLVSLAGYCDEEDEQMLVYEFMPNGSLQSLLSARFQSSLGFSMRLRIASDSAKGILYLHTEADPPIIHRDIKANNILLDSKFTAKVSDFGISKLAPVSDGKGVGIEQISTVVKGTPGYLDPEYFFTNKLTERSDVYSLGIVFLELLTGKPPISHGRNIVREVITACQSGEMLSIVDKNMGPYDPECLKKFMELALKCSQEVTSARPSMLEVVRELENITSMLPESDSSIPSEIDGSSSSGMPSGYQPTPLYYSEGNGVNTNNNLFSNVYTGSDLVSGVIPTIKPR
- the LOC132799098 gene encoding probable LRR receptor-like serine/threonine-protein kinase At1g06840 isoform X2; protein product: MEMRWRNICVQGAMLGLLLLCFSLLVSGQTLDPLEVSALKAIRRKLKDPYKNLWNWKKKDPCENEWTGVICTEDDDQDAYLHVQELRLLNLNLSGKLSPRIGNLPNLTILNFMWNNISGSIPKEIGNLTNLQQLLLNGNQISGPLPEELGYLPELVMFQVDQNHISGSIPKSFSKLKKVQHFHFNNNSLRGQIPSELSEIPEIIHILLDNNNLSGYLPPELGQIEKLRILQLDNNNFGGSIIPDSYATMPNLVKLTLRNCNLQGKVPDFSRIPGLLYLDLSSNKLEGNIPTNKFPVNITTIDLSGNMLIGSIPSNFSGLPELQILSLQHNRLTGDVPSTIWENMTFSSADATLTLNFENNFLQNISGSLNHPSNVTILLAGNPVCESANELKITQFCGLGDGDLVEPPGNSSSSQDECEPQICVAELFFEYAPDYPSCFCAAPIEVWFRLRSPSMTNFRPFVDFFKAYLTSDLGMEIYQLVVGGFDWQRGPKLILHLKFFPKFSNDSHIFSTNETRHLIEKFTKNDIHLDNFFGPYDLLNFNLGHYDNRTGMPPESGMSKGIIAAIVLGSISCAATLLFAIVFIYNKTHPTFQRKVSKNQPFPKNPIKFEGVRRFSFQELETATDSFNITTQVGQGGYGKVYKGILADGTIVAIKRAQQGSMQGEKEFYTEIELLSRVHHRNLVSLAGYCDEEDEQMLVYEFMPNGSLQSLLSARFQSSLGFSMRLRIASDSAKGILYLHTEADPPIIHRDIKANNILLDSKFTAKVSDFGISKLAPVSDGKGVGIEQISTVVKGTPGYLDPEYFFTNKLTERSDVYSLGIVFLELLTGKPPISHGRNIVREVITACQSGEMLSIVDKNMGPYDPECLKKFMELALKCSQEVTSARPSMLEVVRELENITSMLPESDSSIPSEIDGSSSSGMPSGYQPTPLYYSEGNGVNTNNNLFSNVYTGSDLVSGVIPTIKPR